Proteins encoded together in one Deinococcus irradiatisoli window:
- a CDS encoding MBL fold metallo-hydrolase, which yields MSLTSHGAFLFRLTRFGMFNSYLLKDEGALTLIDTNLPGSAPALLKAAATLGLPIKRIVLTHAHGDHIGSLDALRAALPDAEVSISARDARLLAGDFSVDAGEGSDKLKGDLKAALTRPDRLLQDGDKIGPLRAVAAGGHTPGHFAFLDERDGTLIAGDAFQTAAGLAVAGELRPLFPFPALATWDPQQAARSAAHLTELAPRRLAVGHGAVLEHPVEAMRAALRVAERHQARIAGV from the coding sequence ATGTCCCTGACCTCGCACGGCGCCTTCCTGTTCCGTCTGACCCGCTTCGGCATGTTCAACAGCTACCTGCTCAAAGACGAGGGCGCGCTCACCCTGATCGACACCAACCTGCCGGGCAGCGCTCCAGCGCTGTTGAAAGCGGCGGCGACGCTCGGCTTGCCGATCAAGCGCATCGTGCTGACGCACGCGCACGGCGACCATATCGGCAGCCTCGACGCGCTGCGTGCGGCCCTGCCAGACGCCGAAGTGAGCATCAGCGCCCGCGACGCCCGGCTGCTGGCCGGCGATTTCAGCGTGGACGCCGGGGAAGGGTCGGACAAACTCAAGGGCGACCTCAAGGCGGCGCTGACCCGCCCCGACCGCCTGCTGCAAGACGGCGACAAGATCGGCCCGTTGCGGGCGGTGGCAGCCGGCGGCCACACCCCCGGCCACTTCGCCTTCCTCGACGAGCGCGACGGCACCCTGATCGCCGGGGACGCGTTTCAAACGGCGGCGGGCCTGGCGGTGGCCGGAGAACTGCGCCCGTTGTTTCCCTTTCCGGCGCTGGCGACCTGGGACCCGCAGCAGGCGGCCCGGAGCGCGGCCCACCTGACCGAACTCGCGCCGAGGCGTCTGGCAGTGGGGCACGGCGCGGTGCTCGAGCATCCGGTAGAGGCGATGCGGGCGGCCCTGCGGGTGGCCGAGCGGCACCAGGCCAGGATCGCCGGCGTCTGA
- a CDS encoding acyl-CoA dehydrogenase family protein yields the protein MIDFSLTDEQKQLQQLARDFARREIMPVAAEYDQKEELPWSVVEKAFEVGLLNLSVPEHAGGLGLGMLDESIIGEELAYGCMGIYTVMMASELGITPVVVGGTEEQQKRFLTPLTEKPSLAAFALSEAGNGSDAAAMQTTAVLDGDEWVINGTKMWISNGGVAEITVVFATTDRAGGHRATVALVVPKDAPGFTWNKIKHKMGQRASLTSELVFENVRVPKENQLGGLGDGFKIAMKTLDKTRVPVAAGSVGVARRALDESIKYAKERETFGKPITSYQAIQFKLAEMAMGIETGRLMTWKAAWLVDSGKPHSSEAAIAKAYCSEMAFSAAAEAIQVHGGYGYVGEYPVEKLLRDVKLNMIYEGTNEIQRLVIARNLLK from the coding sequence ATGATCGACTTTTCCCTGACCGACGAACAAAAGCAGCTGCAACAACTCGCCCGTGATTTTGCCCGCCGCGAGATCATGCCGGTGGCCGCCGAGTACGACCAGAAAGAAGAACTGCCCTGGTCGGTGGTGGAAAAGGCCTTCGAGGTCGGGCTGCTCAACTTGTCGGTGCCGGAACATGCCGGCGGGTTGGGCCTGGGCATGCTCGACGAGTCGATCATCGGTGAGGAACTCGCCTACGGCTGCATGGGCATCTACACCGTGATGATGGCCTCGGAGCTCGGCATCACACCGGTGGTGGTGGGCGGCACCGAGGAGCAGCAGAAGCGCTTCCTGACCCCGCTGACCGAGAAGCCCAGCCTGGCGGCTTTTGCCCTCTCGGAAGCCGGCAACGGTTCCGACGCCGCCGCCATGCAGACCACCGCCGTGCTCGATGGCGACGAATGGGTGATCAACGGCACGAAAATGTGGATTTCCAACGGCGGCGTCGCCGAGATCACGGTGGTGTTCGCCACCACCGATCGGGCCGGGGGGCACCGCGCCACCGTGGCACTCGTGGTGCCCAAGGACGCGCCGGGGTTTACCTGGAACAAGATCAAGCACAAGATGGGCCAGCGCGCCAGCCTGACCAGCGAACTGGTGTTCGAGAACGTGCGGGTGCCGAAAGAAAACCAGCTCGGCGGGCTGGGCGACGGCTTCAAGATCGCCATGAAGACCCTCGACAAGACCCGCGTGCCGGTGGCGGCCGGCTCGGTGGGGGTGGCGCGGCGGGCGCTCGACGAGAGCATCAAGTACGCCAAGGAGCGAGAGACCTTCGGCAAGCCGATCACCAGCTATCAGGCGATTCAATTCAAGCTGGCCGAGATGGCGATGGGCATCGAGACTGGGCGCCTGATGACCTGGAAAGCCGCCTGGCTGGTCGACAGCGGCAAGCCGCACTCCAGCGAGGCCGCCATCGCCAAGGCCTACTGCTCGGAAATGGCCTTCAGCGCCGCCGCCGAAGCGATTCAGGTGCACGGCGGGTACGGCTACGTGGGCGAGTACCCGGTGGAGAAGCTGCTGCGCGACGTGAAGCTCAACATGATCTACGAAGGCACCAACGAGATTCAGCGGCTGGTGATCGCCCGGAATCTGTTGAAGTAA
- a CDS encoding PQQ-binding-like beta-propeller repeat protein, with protein sequence MQRRSELSAFASLALGSATLISLTVALAVPPPAANAASKGSSSGPSFSAAQATSGQGVYTANCQGCHGANLQGGAGPALMGTGFTAKWANGNHQLTDLYDVIAHQMPLNAPGSLSQKQYLDVTAYILSKNGYSAGATALSTKTLKVKLTAPAKSKSADAPAAPAGPAATNLPKSLTAKPGQASGNAPSDAELNNVPDGEWLTYNRTLSGERYSPLNQITAANVKNLQVKCVFQVGETGAFQTGPVVYKGMLYLTTPRNTYAIKADTCTKVWESDYKPTGAEPFPVNRGVALYDGKLFRGTTDGHLIALDAATGKTLWNTWMVDSTKGYFMSAAPVAYNGKVYMGAAGADWGANGVIGAFDADTGKPLWNFDVIPTGKEPGAETWEKGAEHGGGSIWTSLTLDSASHLLYVSIGNPAPDLNGGLRPGANLYTDSVVVLDTNTGKLAWYAQQVPHDTHDWDTAAAPIIYQQNNQKLMAVANKGGWLYLYDRATHKLVSQQEITTHLNADKPTSLTGRRDCPGTLGGAEWNGPALDPANNMLFVNSVDWCATYKIGETRYVEGGFFFGGSATADPAKDGRGWTRAFNATTGEPMWSVKMPTPMIAAVTPTAGGVVFTGNLNGDFLVLDAKSGQQLYSFRTGGAVAGGLPTYTVNGQQYVAVASGNASRSIWSTTGAATIFVFGVPQ encoded by the coding sequence ATGCAACGTCGCTCCGAACTGTCCGCTTTCGCTTCACTGGCCCTGGGTAGCGCCACCCTGATCAGCCTCACCGTGGCCCTGGCCGTGCCGCCGCCCGCTGCCAACGCCGCCAGCAAGGGTTCGAGCAGCGGCCCGAGTTTCAGCGCTGCCCAGGCCACTTCCGGTCAGGGGGTTTACACCGCCAATTGCCAGGGGTGTCACGGAGCCAACTTACAGGGCGGGGCTGGACCTGCGCTGATGGGCACCGGCTTCACGGCGAAGTGGGCCAACGGCAACCACCAGTTGACCGATCTCTACGACGTGATTGCCCACCAGATGCCGCTGAACGCTCCCGGCAGCTTGTCGCAAAAGCAGTACCTGGACGTGACCGCCTATATCCTGTCCAAGAACGGCTACAGCGCCGGCGCCACCGCCCTCAGCACCAAAACCCTCAAAGTCAAGCTGACCGCGCCGGCCAAGAGCAAATCGGCAGATGCTCCGGCCGCCCCTGCCGGCCCCGCCGCCACCAATTTGCCCAAGTCCCTGACCGCCAAGCCGGGACAGGCGAGCGGCAACGCGCCCAGCGACGCCGAACTCAACAACGTGCCGGACGGTGAGTGGCTCACCTATAACCGTACCCTCTCGGGCGAGCGCTACTCGCCGCTGAACCAGATCACGGCGGCCAACGTCAAGAACCTGCAAGTCAAATGCGTGTTTCAGGTGGGCGAAACGGGCGCCTTTCAAACCGGCCCGGTGGTTTACAAGGGCATGCTTTACCTCACGACGCCGCGCAACACCTACGCCATCAAGGCCGATACCTGCACCAAGGTCTGGGAATCGGATTACAAACCCACCGGGGCCGAACCGTTCCCCGTCAACCGGGGCGTGGCGCTCTACGACGGCAAACTCTTTCGCGGCACCACCGACGGCCACCTGATCGCCCTGGACGCGGCCACTGGCAAGACGCTGTGGAACACCTGGATGGTGGACAGCACCAAGGGCTACTTCATGAGCGCTGCGCCGGTGGCCTACAACGGCAAGGTCTACATGGGCGCGGCCGGTGCCGACTGGGGCGCCAACGGCGTGATCGGCGCCTTTGATGCCGACACCGGCAAGCCGCTGTGGAACTTCGACGTGATTCCCACCGGCAAGGAACCCGGCGCCGAGACCTGGGAAAAAGGAGCCGAGCACGGCGGCGGCTCGATCTGGACCAGCCTGACCCTGGACAGCGCCAGCCACCTGCTCTACGTGTCTATCGGTAATCCGGCCCCCGACCTCAACGGCGGCCTGCGCCCAGGGGCCAACCTCTACACCGATTCGGTGGTGGTGCTCGACACCAATACCGGCAAGCTGGCCTGGTACGCCCAGCAGGTGCCGCACGACACGCACGACTGGGACACCGCAGCGGCCCCGATCATCTACCAGCAGAACAACCAGAAGCTGATGGCGGTGGCCAACAAGGGCGGCTGGCTCTACCTCTATGACCGGGCCACCCACAAACTCGTCAGCCAGCAGGAAATCACCACCCACCTCAACGCCGACAAGCCCACCTCGCTCACCGGGCGGCGCGACTGCCCCGGCACCCTGGGCGGCGCCGAGTGGAACGGCCCAGCGCTCGATCCGGCCAACAACATGCTGTTCGTCAACAGCGTGGACTGGTGCGCCACCTACAAGATCGGTGAAACCCGCTACGTCGAGGGCGGCTTCTTCTTCGGCGGCAGCGCCACGGCCGATCCGGCCAAGGACGGGCGCGGCTGGACGCGGGCCTTCAACGCCACCACCGGCGAGCCGATGTGGTCGGTGAAGATGCCCACCCCGATGATTGCGGCCGTGACGCCCACAGCCGGCGGCGTCGTGTTTACCGGCAACCTCAATGGCGATTTCCTGGTTCTCGATGCCAAGAGCGGTCAGCAGCTCTACAGCTTCCGCACGGGCGGCGCCGTGGCCGGCGGCTTACCGACCTATACCGTGAACGGTCAGCAGTATGTGGCGGTGGCCTCCGGCAACGCTTCACGCAGCATCTGGAGCACCACCGGCGCGGCCACCATCTTCGTGTTCGGTGTGCCTCAGTAA
- a CDS encoding hydroxyacid-oxoacid transhydrogenase → MTQPTETVFTMEATPVKFGRGAAGEAGWEAARLGMRRVLLITDPQVARLPLAADITAQLRAAGLDVGVFDRSRVEPTLESLEEAVAFARDFAPDGFVSLGGGSSIDTAKVANLLLTHGGEILEYVNAPIGAGRKPPTPLRPHLAIPTTAGSGSEATTVAVLDLPELKVKTGISHRYLRPSQAIVDPELTRSAPSGVIAAAGLDVVCHAAESYLSRPYSSRPRPGSPDERPPYQGSNPVADVWSAQAIRYGGESLRRAVASEDDLEARGAMMLGATMAGVGFGSAGVHIPHACAYPIAGLKHEYRAEGYPRAFVPHGFSVIVTAPAAFRFTFDALPERHLQVAEWLSGGPLENPSPDSLPHALTDLMRDVGAPSGLSELGYSEDDLPALVAGAMKQQRLLAVAPKMPSEQELEEILRASFHNW, encoded by the coding sequence ATGACACAACCCACGGAAACGGTGTTCACGATGGAAGCCACCCCGGTCAAGTTCGGGCGCGGCGCGGCGGGCGAGGCAGGTTGGGAAGCGGCCCGGCTGGGCATGCGGCGGGTGCTGCTCATCACCGATCCGCAGGTGGCGCGCCTACCTCTGGCGGCCGACATCACCGCTCAACTCCGGGCCGCCGGGCTTGATGTAGGCGTGTTCGACCGCAGCCGGGTGGAACCCACCCTGGAGTCGCTGGAAGAAGCGGTGGCCTTTGCCCGCGACTTTGCTCCCGACGGCTTCGTGTCGCTGGGCGGCGGCAGCAGCATCGACACCGCCAAAGTCGCCAACCTGCTGCTGACGCACGGCGGCGAGATTCTGGAGTATGTCAATGCGCCGATCGGCGCCGGGCGCAAACCGCCCACGCCGCTACGGCCCCACCTCGCCATTCCGACCACGGCGGGCAGCGGTTCGGAAGCCACCACCGTCGCGGTGTTGGATTTGCCTGAGCTGAAAGTCAAGACCGGCATCTCGCACCGCTACCTGCGTCCCTCCCAGGCGATCGTGGACCCGGAACTCACCCGCAGCGCGCCGAGCGGCGTGATTGCGGCGGCGGGCCTGGACGTGGTGTGCCACGCCGCCGAGAGCTACCTCAGCCGTCCGTACTCCTCGCGCCCGCGCCCGGGAAGCCCCGACGAGCGCCCGCCCTACCAGGGCAGCAATCCGGTGGCCGACGTCTGGTCGGCGCAGGCGATTCGCTACGGCGGCGAGTCCCTGCGCCGGGCGGTGGCGAGCGAGGACGATCTGGAAGCGCGCGGCGCGATGATGCTGGGCGCGACGATGGCCGGGGTGGGTTTCGGCTCGGCGGGCGTGCATATCCCGCACGCCTGCGCTTACCCCATCGCGGGCCTCAAGCACGAGTACCGCGCCGAGGGCTACCCCCGCGCCTTCGTTCCACACGGCTTCTCGGTGATCGTCACCGCGCCGGCCGCCTTCCGCTTCACCTTCGACGCCCTGCCGGAGCGCCACCTCCAGGTGGCCGAGTGGCTCAGCGGCGGCCCCCTCGAGAATCCCAGCCCCGACAGCCTGCCCCACGCCCTGACCGACCTGATGCGCGACGTGGGCGCCCCCAGCGGCCTGAGCGAACTCGGCTACTCGGAAGACGACCTGCCCGCACTGGTGGCCGGGGCGATGAAACAGCAGCGCTTGCTGGCGGTGGCCCCGAAAATGCCGTCTGAGCAGGAGCTGGAAGAGATTCTGCGGGCCAGCTTTCATAATTGGTAA
- a CDS encoding electron transfer flavoprotein subunit beta/FixA family protein: protein MKILTLIRQVPDAEARVRLSGGSVDLEGTTVVMDGMDEYGVEAALQLREGGAAVDEIVALAIGPKRNEDVLRTALAMGVDRAVHVETDERLDAVALSKVVAQVAQAEQAELILVGGQEADWDSQALGAATAERLGWPQLTWTNELKLDGATLSGRHDVDEGNESFEAALPAVVTTQQGLNEPRYPTLPNIMKAKKKELRKDDLATYGAAAKVKFVGAEIQTRARLNKVIDGKDPQAAAAELLDLLRNEAKVIK from the coding sequence ATGAAGATTTTGACATTGATCCGGCAGGTGCCGGACGCCGAGGCCCGCGTGCGGCTGAGCGGCGGCTCGGTTGACCTGGAAGGCACCACCGTGGTGATGGACGGCATGGACGAGTACGGCGTGGAAGCCGCCCTGCAACTGCGCGAGGGCGGCGCGGCGGTCGACGAGATCGTCGCGCTGGCCATCGGTCCCAAGCGCAACGAGGACGTCCTGCGCACCGCCCTGGCGATGGGCGTGGACCGCGCCGTGCACGTCGAAACCGACGAGCGGCTCGATGCGGTGGCGCTGAGCAAGGTGGTGGCCCAGGTGGCCCAGGCCGAGCAGGCCGAACTGATTCTGGTGGGCGGTCAGGAAGCCGACTGGGACTCGCAGGCGCTGGGGGCCGCCACCGCCGAGCGCCTCGGCTGGCCGCAGCTGACCTGGACCAACGAGCTCAAGCTCGACGGTGCCACCCTCAGCGGCCGACATGACGTCGACGAGGGCAACGAGAGCTTCGAGGCGGCCTTGCCGGCGGTGGTGACCACCCAGCAGGGCCTCAACGAGCCGCGTTACCCGACGCTGCCCAACATCATGAAGGCCAAGAAGAAAGAACTCCGCAAGGACGACCTCGCTACCTACGGCGCGGCCGCCAAGGTCAAGTTCGTCGGGGCCGAGATCCAGACCCGCGCCCGGCTCAACAAGGTCATCGACGGCAAGGACCCGCAGGCGGCGGCGGCCGAACTGCTCGACCTGCTCAGAAACGAAGCGAAGGTGATCAAGTGA
- a CDS encoding electron transfer flavoprotein subunit alpha/FixB family protein, whose protein sequence is MILIVAEHSGGKLGKATLEMVTAARQLTEGGREGPITVLVLGQGVAGVAGEAAAVADQVLVADNADLAQYSAEAWAAATAQIAQEGKAHTVITPGSRSGREYAPRVAVKLDAPYLEDVISLQVSGAGLQAQRYTYLARVTETVQAEGSVIVVSAKPGSFAPAAPAAQPGEQYDVDLDLPPARVSITGKSVEKSSRVALSEADVIVTGGRGVGNAENFGRFVEPLADNLGAGVGATRAVVDAGWRPYAEQVGQTGKTVQPQAYIALGVSGAVQHLSGMGKSKYIVAINKDAEAPIFKVADYGIVGDINEIVPALIEASKR, encoded by the coding sequence GTGATTCTTATCGTGGCGGAACATTCCGGTGGCAAGCTCGGCAAGGCCACCCTGGAAATGGTGACGGCGGCCCGGCAACTCACCGAGGGCGGGCGTGAAGGCCCGATTACCGTGCTGGTGCTTGGGCAGGGCGTGGCGGGAGTGGCCGGCGAAGCCGCCGCCGTGGCCGATCAGGTGCTGGTGGCCGACAACGCCGACCTGGCGCAGTACAGCGCCGAGGCCTGGGCAGCGGCCACCGCCCAGATCGCCCAGGAAGGCAAGGCGCACACCGTGATCACGCCCGGCAGCCGTTCGGGCCGCGAGTACGCGCCGCGGGTGGCGGTCAAGCTCGACGCCCCGTACCTCGAAGACGTGATCTCGCTGCAGGTGAGTGGCGCGGGCTTGCAGGCCCAGCGCTACACCTACCTGGCCCGCGTCACCGAAACCGTTCAGGCCGAGGGCAGCGTGATCGTGGTGAGCGCCAAGCCGGGCTCGTTCGCGCCGGCCGCGCCCGCCGCCCAGCCGGGCGAGCAGTACGACGTGGACCTGGACTTGCCGCCGGCCCGCGTGAGCATCACCGGCAAGAGCGTGGAGAAATCCAGCCGGGTGGCGCTGAGCGAGGCCGACGTGATCGTCACCGGTGGGCGCGGAGTCGGCAACGCCGAGAACTTCGGCAGGTTCGTCGAGCCGCTGGCCGACAACCTCGGTGCTGGCGTGGGCGCCACCCGCGCGGTGGTGGACGCCGGCTGGCGGCCCTACGCCGAGCAGGTGGGTCAGACCGGCAAGACGGTGCAGCCCCAGGCCTACATCGCGCTGGGCGTGTCGGGCGCGGTGCAGCACCTTTCCGGCATGGGCAAGAGCAAGTACATCGTGGCGATCAACAAAGACGCCGAAGCGCCGATTTTCAAGGTGGCCGACTACGGCATCGTGGGCGACATCAACGAGATCGTGCCGGCCCTGATCGAGGCCAGCAAGCGCTAA
- a CDS encoding YkgJ family cysteine cluster protein yields the protein MTAPTAVLSTVKAAYARYEQRAGQFLREYTASGGQVYCGAGCFGCCNMPIRLSLAEAALIASVLTPEEAHKVDKHARKVVHNARTAPSEDEYVHRHRLKVGYCPLLGADGACTRYDVRPTRCRDTFSAFPAVYCQEGTWESMTKAERRDYQREVRRTPGTDGETHFIAPLEELSEPVWNACSRAMRQAWGLEAWGDFWVLTTLAARSGFMAAVERGDKGAALREARQAGLEHPALLEFA from the coding sequence ATGACCGCGCCCACCGCCGTGCTGAGTACCGTCAAAGCCGCCTACGCCCGCTACGAACAAAGAGCGGGGCAGTTTCTGCGCGAGTACACGGCCTCGGGCGGGCAGGTCTATTGCGGAGCCGGCTGCTTCGGCTGCTGCAACATGCCGATTCGCCTCTCGCTGGCCGAGGCCGCCCTGATCGCCAGCGTCCTGACACCCGAGGAAGCCCACAAGGTGGACAAGCATGCCCGCAAGGTCGTGCACAACGCCCGCACCGCGCCCAGCGAGGACGAGTACGTGCACCGTCACCGCCTCAAGGTCGGGTACTGCCCGCTGCTCGGCGCGGACGGCGCCTGCACCCGCTACGACGTGCGCCCCACCCGCTGCCGCGACACCTTCAGCGCTTTTCCGGCGGTGTACTGCCAGGAAGGCACCTGGGAGAGCATGACCAAAGCCGAGCGGCGCGACTACCAGCGCGAGGTGCGCCGCACTCCCGGCACCGACGGCGAGACGCACTTCATCGCCCCGCTGGAAGAACTCAGCGAGCCGGTCTGGAATGCTTGCAGCCGCGCCATGCGGCAGGCCTGGGGCCTGGAAGCCTGGGGCGACTTCTGGGTGCTGACCACCCTGGCCGCCCGGTCCGGCTTCATGGCCGCCGTGGAGCGCGGCGACAAGGGCGCGGCCCTGCGGGAAGCGCGGCAGGCCGGCCTGGAGCATCCGGCGCTGCTGGAATTCGCCTGA
- a CDS encoding response regulator, whose protein sequence is MSATILIVEDEARLGDILEQYLRREGFHTERAATGPRALELWRAARPALLLLDLMLPGLDGLEVARRVRAESEVPIIMLTARDEEVDRLVGLGIGADDYVVKPYSPREVVARVRAVLRRSQPVPSAPATLHVGALTLDTAAFEARCGDEVLDLTVAELRLLAALAQAGGAVKSRSELLFALGALERGTDERTVDAHVKNLRRKLGACGEGLETVRGVGYRLRA, encoded by the coding sequence ATGTCCGCCACCATATTGATCGTCGAAGATGAAGCCCGCCTCGGCGACATCCTGGAGCAGTACCTGCGCCGCGAGGGCTTTCATACCGAGCGGGCCGCCACCGGGCCGCGCGCGCTGGAACTATGGCGCGCGGCCCGGCCGGCCCTGCTGCTGCTCGACCTGATGCTGCCGGGTCTCGACGGCCTGGAAGTGGCGCGGCGGGTGCGGGCCGAGTCGGAGGTGCCGATCATCATGCTGACCGCCCGCGACGAGGAAGTCGACCGCCTGGTGGGCCTGGGCATCGGGGCCGACGATTACGTGGTCAAGCCTTACAGCCCCCGCGAGGTGGTGGCGCGGGTGCGGGCGGTGCTGCGCCGCAGCCAGCCGGTGCCCAGCGCGCCCGCCACCCTGCATGTCGGGGCGCTCACGCTCGACACCGCCGCCTTCGAGGCCCGCTGCGGGGATGAGGTGCTCGACCTGACGGTGGCCGAGCTGAGGTTGCTGGCGGCACTGGCGCAGGCGGGCGGCGCCGTCAAGTCGCGCTCGGAACTGCTTTTCGCCCTGGGCGCGCTGGAACGCGGCACCGACGAGCGCACCGTGGACGCCCACGTCAAGAACCTGCGCCGCAAGCTGGGGGCCTGCGGCGAGGGTCTCGAAACGGTGCGCGGCGTCGGCTACCGCTTGAGGGCCTGA
- a CDS encoding ATP-binding protein yields the protein MFALLALFAVALTSLLTVAAAYRALGDIAPALGLDHWPPDGFSPRTATRLTPETGLPWRELGRVVGGELRRSAVTAAFLSFLVAVVLAAIVTRQITRPLSRLAEAALRLEAGERDVQLPVPRRHDEVRDLTLTFNALTTSLKRQEAWRRGLMADIAHDLRTPLSVLRSEIEAMQDGVNPADEAGLSRLHGEVLLLARLVTDLRTLSLAESGAMEFHPQRLDVAELLRGVTAAYQAPSQAAGVTLTLDAPAPVMVRADADRLLQVLHNLIGNALRYAAPGEVELSAHASGHSVLLRVRDHGPGFQPGDLSRAFERFYRADASRSRDPGGLRSSGLGLAIARALTEAQGGVIEARNHPQGGAEFTVRLPGAAGEPL from the coding sequence GTGTTTGCCTTGCTGGCGCTGTTCGCCGTGGCGCTGACCTCGCTGCTCACCGTGGCGGCGGCTTACCGGGCGCTGGGCGACATCGCCCCGGCCTTGGGGCTGGACCACTGGCCGCCGGATGGGTTTTCTCCCCGCACGGCGACCCGCCTGACGCCGGAGACCGGGTTGCCCTGGCGCGAACTCGGCCGGGTGGTGGGCGGCGAACTGAGGCGCAGCGCCGTCACGGCGGCGTTTTTGAGTTTCCTGGTGGCGGTGGTGCTGGCGGCCATCGTGACCCGGCAGATCACCCGCCCGCTTTCACGGCTGGCCGAGGCGGCCCTGCGGCTGGAGGCCGGCGAGCGCGACGTGCAGCTGCCGGTGCCGCGCCGCCACGACGAGGTGCGCGATTTGACCTTGACCTTTAACGCCCTGACCACCAGCTTGAAGCGCCAAGAAGCCTGGCGGCGCGGGCTGATGGCCGACATCGCCCACGACCTCAGAACGCCCCTGTCAGTGCTGAGATCAGAGATCGAAGCGATGCAGGACGGCGTCAACCCGGCCGACGAAGCCGGACTCTCCCGGCTGCACGGCGAGGTGCTGCTGCTGGCCCGGCTGGTCACCGATCTGAGGACACTCAGCCTGGCCGAGAGCGGCGCGATGGAGTTTCACCCGCAGCGCCTTGACGTGGCCGAACTGCTGCGCGGCGTGACGGCGGCCTATCAAGCGCCCAGCCAGGCCGCGGGCGTGACGCTCACGCTCGACGCTCCCGCGCCGGTGATGGTCCGGGCCGATGCCGACCGCCTGCTGCAGGTGCTGCACAACCTGATCGGCAACGCCCTGCGCTACGCCGCGCCCGGCGAAGTGGAGCTCAGCGCCCACGCCAGCGGCCACAGCGTTCTCCTGCGGGTGCGTGACCACGGCCCCGGATTCCAGCCCGGCGATTTGTCGCGGGCCTTCGAGCGCTTTTACCGCGCCGACGCCAGCCGCAGCCGCGATCCCGGCGGCCTGCGCAGCAGCGGCCTGGGGCTAGCGATCGCCCGTGCCCTCACCGAAGCGCAGGGCGGCGTGATCGAGGCCCGCAACCATCCGCAGGGCGGCGCGGAATTCACGGTGCGCCTGCCCGGCGCGGCGGGGGAGCCGCTGTAG
- a CDS encoding trans-sulfuration enzyme family protein — protein sequence MSDAHARYDLTTLAARSGEEARPNASTPLAEPIYQSTVYAYPDLDALEGAMSGEHPSSFYYRNGTPNAATLERALALLEHTEAALVAGSGMAAISAALLGVLKAGDHIITDARVYGVSYALLAEEFPRLGIETSFVDACNLAEVEAAVKANTKVIHVESLTNPLLTVPDVPALAELAHRHGALLSVDNTFASPAVFRPAEHGADLVTHSVSKYLSGHSTAFGGVACGRADLIASARTRLLRLGGTISAFDAWMTMQGLKTLGLRMRAHSGNAQAVADVLANHPRVSRVYHPGLSSHPQFERAAQLYPNGFGGMLSADIDDAPAFVKALAGKIPLAPSLADVQSTLSWPWGTSHRALSEQERRRLGITPGLLRISIGIEDVSDILSDIEAALA from the coding sequence ATGTCTGATGCCCATGCCCGCTACGACCTGACCACCCTCGCGGCCCGTTCCGGCGAGGAAGCCCGCCCCAACGCCTCGACGCCGCTGGCCGAGCCGATCTACCAATCGACCGTCTACGCCTACCCCGACCTCGACGCGCTGGAAGGGGCCATGAGCGGCGAGCACCCCAGCAGCTTCTACTACCGCAACGGCACCCCCAACGCCGCGACCCTGGAGCGGGCGCTGGCGCTGCTGGAACACACCGAGGCCGCGCTGGTGGCGGGCAGCGGCATGGCAGCGATCAGCGCCGCGCTGCTGGGCGTGCTCAAGGCCGGCGACCACATCATCACCGACGCCCGGGTGTACGGCGTGAGCTACGCGCTGCTGGCCGAGGAATTTCCGCGCCTGGGCATCGAGACGAGCTTCGTGGACGCCTGCAACCTCGCCGAAGTCGAGGCCGCCGTGAAGGCCAACACCAAGGTCATTCACGTCGAGAGCCTGACCAATCCGCTGCTGACCGTACCGGACGTGCCGGCGCTGGCCGAGCTGGCCCACAGACACGGCGCCCTGCTGAGCGTGGACAACACCTTCGCCAGCCCGGCGGTGTTCCGCCCCGCCGAGCACGGCGCGGACCTGGTGACACACTCGGTCAGCAAGTACCTCAGCGGGCACAGCACGGCCTTTGGTGGGGTGGCCTGCGGCCGCGCCGACCTGATCGCCTCGGCACGCACCCGCCTCCTGCGGCTGGGCGGCACCATCAGCGCCTTCGACGCCTGGATGACCATGCAGGGCCTCAAGACCCTGGGGCTGCGGATGCGGGCGCACTCCGGCAATGCCCAGGCGGTGGCCGACGTGCTGGCCAACCACCCCCGGGTGAGCCGGGTCTACCATCCGGGCCTGAGCAGCCATCCGCAGTTCGAGCGGGCCGCCCAGCTGTACCCGAACGGTTTCGGCGGCATGCTCAGCGCCGACATCGACGACGCGCCGGCCTTCGTGAAGGCGCTGGCCGGCAAGATTCCGCTGGCCCCCAGCCTGGCCGATGTGCAAAGCACCCTGTCGTGGCCCTGGGGCACCTCGCACCGGGCGCTCAGCGAGCAGGAGCGCCGCCGCCTGGGCATCACGCCGGGACTGCTGCGCATCAGCATCGGCATCGAGGACGTCAGCGACATCCTCTCGGACATCGAGGCGGCGCTGGCGTAA